The following DNA comes from Halorhabdus tiamatea SARL4B.
AGGGCGGGGAATCCGCCTTGCTACCTAGTTTGAAAATCGATGGTTGCAGAACTCATCAATTCATATATTTAACTAGGGAAGGAAGATCGTCTTTGCAAACGTTTATGGTTTCTAGTTTCGTAATCGTATACAACATGAGCTACGATACCGAACACGTCCGGAACGCGGATGATACGCCGGGAATGATTACTGGCATTCCGACGTTCGCGGAATTACTTGATAATGCTGATCTCGCTGCCCTTTACACTGCCATACGGCGCTCATCAACCGCATCTGGCCCAGAACTCGTCGAAACGATGGATGTCTCGAAGAAGACAGTCTATGACTATCTGCATAAGTTGGAGCGGGCGGGCTTGATTCGGCAAATCGACGATGACGGGGGCACTGCTGTGTACGCCGCTGAGGAATTCGAACTGTCGATAACAGTTCGAGAAACAGAAGTCACGATCACGCCGGAACTGGTCGAAGTCATCGCACAGGAGGACGGATATCCGACTATCGAGCGCGTGCTTAACGAGCACGGAATCACCACGTTCGCTCTCGTCTACGATCTCGTGAAAGCCCACGCCGCAGGCGACGTCACGATTCGACAGATCGCTGATCTCGCGGACCTCTCTACGGGAACAGCGTATGATCTCGTTGAAGCCCTGTATTCGATTCGCTCCCTCGGTGACGACGAGTCGAGCCCGATGACGTACACGCCGGGCGATTTCGATGCGGCGGCGGACGATTTGCTTGCGGAAATCGACGACGAGT
Coding sequences within:
- a CDS encoding ArsR/SmtB family transcription factor, with amino-acid sequence MSYDTEHVRNADDTPGMITGIPTFAELLDNADLAALYTAIRRSSTASGPELVETMDVSKKTVYDYLHKLERAGLIRQIDDDGGTAVYAAEEFELSITVRETEVTITPELVEVIAQEDGYPTIERVLNEHGITTFALVYDLVKAHAAGDVTIRQIADLADLSTGTAYDLVEALYSIRSLGDDESSPMTYTPGDFDAAADDLLAEIDDE